The Argopecten irradians isolate NY chromosome 16, Ai_NY, whole genome shotgun sequence genome window below encodes:
- the LOC138310910 gene encoding caspase-3-like isoform X1, protein MCLLLSISSDLLDKEDYLENMSSGDGAAQVPPKVSQTEVKSTKYILQDRRLFVLLIHDGRQKVNKEQKEEKSAIRIDNDLIQLKEALKKFEPVNVTEIKIDDTTTTGGFKGELKGVAEDICERTPTPGALLCVYLGFGGSEYVYLGHKEDKLEFADVVRQFNGENCSALRMKPKLFFVQAETTRPPKPKSPKFGGEDVSGVIIKIPKDADIFIYFSSALAGKIWNEVPAVSAADKNAVMSRFVKLLCQQLKELTSRTEIQTLVINMNYEISNECFKTEDHPDGLQPSVDLLPLVTTQLTKELYLADLVPKSNP, encoded by the exons AAACATGAGTAGCGGTGATGGTGCTGCACAAGTCCCACCAAAAGTCAGTCAAACAGAAGTCAAATCTACCAAGTACATCCTTCAGGACCGCAGGCTCTTTGTTCTGCTGATTCACGATGGAAGACAGAAAGTGAACAAAGAACAAAAGGAGGAAAAATCAGCCATCAGGATAGACAATGATTTGATTCAGCTAAAAGAAGCATTAAAGAAGTTTGAACCTGTTAatgttacagaaataaaaattgatgATACGACAACAACGGGAGGTTTTAAAGGAGAATTGAAAGGTGTAG CTGAAGATATATGTGAGAGGACACCTACTCCCGGGGCATTGCTCTGTGTGTACCTCGGCTTTGGAGGATCAGAATATGTTTATCTTGGACATAAAGAGGACAAACTGGAGTTTGCAGATGTAGTTAGGCAGTTCAATGGAGAAAATTGTAGTGCCTTGAGAATGAAACCCAAATTGTTCTTTGTTCAG GCTGAAACGACTCGTCCTCCTAAACCAAAGAGCCCAAAGTTTGGTGGAGAAGACGTTAGCGGTGTGATAATAAAAATTCCAAAAGATGCAGATATTTTTATCTACTTTTCTTCAGCTCTTGCAG GAAAAATTTGGAATGAAGTACCGGCGGTGTCCGCGGCAGATAAAAATGCTGTCATGTCAAGGTTTGTGAAGTTGTTGTGCCAACAGTTAAAAGAGTTAACATCACGTACAGAGATTCAGACTTTAGTGATTAACATGAATTACGAGATTTCCAATGAATGCTTTAAAACTGAAGACCATCCTGATGGTCTTCAGCCATCTGTTGATTTGTTACCATTGGTTACAACCCAGCTAACAAAGGAACTGTACCTGGCTGATTTAGTCCCCAAGTCAAACCCATAG
- the LOC138310910 gene encoding caspase-3-like isoform X2: MSSGDGAAQVPPKVSQTEVKSTKYILQDRRLFVLLIHDGRQKVNKEQKEEKSAIRIDNDLIQLKEALKKFEPVNVTEIKIDDTTTTGGFKGELKGVAEDICERTPTPGALLCVYLGFGGSEYVYLGHKEDKLEFADVVRQFNGENCSALRMKPKLFFVQAETTRPPKPKSPKFGGEDVSGVIIKIPKDADIFIYFSSALAGKIWNEVPAVSAADKNAVMSRFVKLLCQQLKELTSRTEIQTLVINMNYEISNECFKTEDHPDGLQPSVDLLPLVTTQLTKELYLADLVPKSNP; this comes from the exons ATGAGTAGCGGTGATGGTGCTGCACAAGTCCCACCAAAAGTCAGTCAAACAGAAGTCAAATCTACCAAGTACATCCTTCAGGACCGCAGGCTCTTTGTTCTGCTGATTCACGATGGAAGACAGAAAGTGAACAAAGAACAAAAGGAGGAAAAATCAGCCATCAGGATAGACAATGATTTGATTCAGCTAAAAGAAGCATTAAAGAAGTTTGAACCTGTTAatgttacagaaataaaaattgatgATACGACAACAACGGGAGGTTTTAAAGGAGAATTGAAAGGTGTAG CTGAAGATATATGTGAGAGGACACCTACTCCCGGGGCATTGCTCTGTGTGTACCTCGGCTTTGGAGGATCAGAATATGTTTATCTTGGACATAAAGAGGACAAACTGGAGTTTGCAGATGTAGTTAGGCAGTTCAATGGAGAAAATTGTAGTGCCTTGAGAATGAAACCCAAATTGTTCTTTGTTCAG GCTGAAACGACTCGTCCTCCTAAACCAAAGAGCCCAAAGTTTGGTGGAGAAGACGTTAGCGGTGTGATAATAAAAATTCCAAAAGATGCAGATATTTTTATCTACTTTTCTTCAGCTCTTGCAG GAAAAATTTGGAATGAAGTACCGGCGGTGTCCGCGGCAGATAAAAATGCTGTCATGTCAAGGTTTGTGAAGTTGTTGTGCCAACAGTTAAAAGAGTTAACATCACGTACAGAGATTCAGACTTTAGTGATTAACATGAATTACGAGATTTCCAATGAATGCTTTAAAACTGAAGACCATCCTGATGGTCTTCAGCCATCTGTTGATTTGTTACCATTGGTTACAACCCAGCTAACAAAGGAACTGTACCTGGCTGATTTAGTCCCCAAGTCAAACCCATAG